The Corylus avellana chromosome ca8, CavTom2PMs-1.0 genome has a segment encoding these proteins:
- the LOC132190436 gene encoding beta-amyrin 6-beta-monooxygenase-like: MDIFHLYLLQLLILCISLPFIFRIYRRKPISLKLTPGRKGWPIIGETLEYAMANKNGTPEKFITDRMRKYSTQVFRTSLLGENFAVFCGASGNKLLFSSENKLVTTWWPRSMEKMVLFPNYVGYSAKVETAKIHALRPEFLNPEALQRYIPIMDSMSKQHLETDWSPCKQVKVFPLLKKYTFAVACRLFLNIKGHDQVSRLAYPFSLVSAGLISIPINLPGTAFSRAMKGGKLIREELLGIIRKRKMELSENIGSAQVDLLSHMLLRRDENGRGMEEKEIAHIIIAFFIASYDALGAAITVVLNFLSEFPQVYSNVLKEQKEIAKSKGKDELLNWENIQKMKYSWNVACEAMRLAPPAQGVFGEVIADFSYAGFTIPKGWKTYWTVNSTNKNPEYFPDPEKFDPSRFEGKGPPPYTFVPFGGGPRLCPGKEYARVEILTFMHNVVTKFKLEKVNPNEKFIYNLSPIPENGLLVHLHPLNN, translated from the exons ATGGACATCTTCCATTTGTATCTACTTCAGCTTTTAATCCTCTGCATTTCTCTTCCCTTCATCTTCCGCATTTACAGACGCAAACCCATTTCCCTCAAGCTTACACCAGGCAGAAAAGGATGGCCTATCATAGGTGAAACTTTGGAATATGCCATGGCCAACAAAAATGGCACTCCAGAGAAATTCATAACCGATAGAATGAGAAAGTACTCAACACAAGTGTTCAGAACCTCCTTGCTTGGAGAGAACTTTGCTGTCTTTTGTGGTGCTTCTGGGAACAAGTTGTTGTTTTCAAGTGAGAACAAGCTTGTCACCACATGGTGGCCGCGCTCAATGGAGAAAATGGTGCTTTTTCCCAACTATGTTGGATATTCTGCCAAAGTAGAGACAGCCAAAATACATGCCCTTCGCCCTGAGTTTCTCAACCCAGAAGCTCTGCAACGTTACATACCTATCATGGATTCCATGTCAAAACAACACTTGGAGACAGATTGGTCCCCTTGTAAACAAGTGAAG GTTTTCCCACTGTTAAAGAAGTACACCTTTGCAGTGGCTTGTCGGCTGTTCTTGAATATCAAAGGCCACGACCAAGTATCGAGACTTGCATATCCCTTCAGTCTTGTTTCTGCTGGCCTCATATCCATTCCTATAAATCTTCCGGGCACAGCTTTCAGTCGTGCAATGAAAGGAGGCAAACTCATTCGTGAGGAGCTTCTGGGAATCATTAGAAAGCGAAAAATGGAGCTCTCAGAGAATATAGGGTCTGCACAAGTAGACTTGTTGAGTCACATGCTCCTTCGAAGGGATGAGAATGGCAGAGGAATGGAGGAGAAGGAGATCGCTCATATTATTATAGCTTTCTTCATCGCCAGCTACGATGCACTAGGTGCTGCCATTACAGTCGTCCTAAATTTTCTGTCGGAGTTTCCCCAAGTATATAGCAACGTCTTAAAAG AACAAAAGGAGATTGCGAAGTCCAAAGGTAAGGATGAATTGTTGAATTGGGAAAACATTCAAAAGATGAAGTATTCTTGGAATGTGGCATGTGAAGCAATGAGGTTAGCACCACCTGCTCAAGGAGTATTCGGAGAGGTCATAGCTGACTTTAGTTATGCAGGTTTTACAATTCCGAAGGGATGGAAG ACGTACTGGACTGTAAATTCAACAAATAAAAATCCAGAATATTTCCCTGATCCAGAGAAGTTCGATCCTTCAAGATTTGAAGGGAAGGGGCCTCCACCATACACATTTGTACCATTTGGAGGAGGACCTCGACTGTGCCCTGGAAAGGAATATGCACGAGTAGAAATTCTCACATTCATGCATAATGTGGTGaccaaattcaaattggagaAAGTAAATCCAAATGAAAAGTTTATATACAATCTGTCCCCTATTCCAGAGAATGGTCTTCTGGTTCACTTACACCCTCTCAATAATTAG